The proteins below come from a single Staphylococcus sp. MI 10-1553 genomic window:
- the rlmD gene encoding 23S rRNA (uracil(1939)-C(5))-methyltransferase RlmD, whose protein sequence is MVLVKKNEVYEGKVVDLTHEGHGVIKQERYPIFIPQTLIDEEVQYKVIKVKKNFAIGKLMNVKTASPDRVTPPCDYYQQCGGCQLQHLSYRAQLEMKRKQVINLFHHKGKMTEVPIHDTIGMDDPWRYRNKSQIPVGVNREGQLQMGFYRQRSHDIIDMDHCLIQNDDQNGIMNATKKIFAQYQIPAYNEQKHQGLVRHVVIRKGYYTNELMVIFVLNGKKLPHEHEIVHALTTQFPQIVSIKLNFQTHKTNVIMGQTSKTIYGEDVIQDTLDELTFDIGDLSFYQINVTQTQKLYRQALQYANLTGNEVVLDAYCGIGTISLFMAPHAQHVYGVEVVPEAIEDAKSNARNNHLNNTTFVAGAAEDVILQWQQEGIQPDVVTVDPPRKGCDATFIETLNALAPKRIVYVSCNPSTQLRDIEMLKPAYTLKEITPVDMFPHTTHVETIALLERKY, encoded by the coding sequence ATGGTTTTAGTAAAGAAAAATGAAGTGTATGAGGGAAAAGTTGTAGATTTGACACATGAAGGTCATGGTGTGATTAAACAGGAGCGTTATCCGATATTTATCCCTCAAACATTGATTGATGAAGAAGTGCAATATAAAGTGATTAAAGTGAAAAAGAATTTTGCGATTGGTAAGCTGATGAATGTGAAAACTGCGAGCCCAGATCGTGTTACGCCGCCATGTGACTATTATCAACAATGTGGGGGATGCCAACTTCAACATTTGTCGTATCGTGCGCAATTAGAGATGAAGCGTAAACAAGTCATTAATTTGTTTCATCATAAAGGGAAAATGACAGAAGTGCCGATTCATGACACGATAGGTATGGATGATCCTTGGCGTTATCGAAACAAGTCTCAAATTCCGGTTGGGGTGAATCGGGAGGGTCAATTGCAGATGGGATTTTATCGTCAACGTAGCCACGATATTATTGATATGGACCATTGCTTGATTCAAAATGATGATCAAAATGGTATCATGAATGCGACGAAAAAAATATTCGCACAGTATCAAATTCCAGCTTATAACGAACAAAAACATCAAGGTCTCGTCCGTCATGTCGTGATTCGTAAAGGCTATTATACGAATGAACTGATGGTTATTTTTGTGCTTAACGGTAAAAAGTTACCCCATGAACATGAAATTGTGCATGCTTTAACGACTCAGTTTCCGCAAATTGTCAGTATCAAGTTGAATTTCCAAACGCATAAAACGAATGTCATTATGGGGCAGACGTCCAAAACGATTTACGGTGAAGATGTGATTCAAGATACCTTGGACGAATTAACATTTGACATCGGTGACTTATCATTTTATCAGATCAATGTAACGCAAACGCAAAAATTGTATCGTCAAGCTTTACAGTATGCGAATTTAACGGGCAATGAAGTGGTATTAGATGCCTATTGTGGGATTGGGACGATCAGTTTATTTATGGCGCCACACGCACAACATGTTTATGGTGTCGAAGTTGTACCGGAAGCGATAGAAGATGCGAAAAGCAATGCCCGCAACAATCATTTGAACAATACAACATTTGTGGCTGGCGCGGCTGAAGATGTCATATTACAATGGCAACAAGAGGGGATTCAGCCTGATGTCGTGACAGTTGACCCACCGCGTAAAGGCTGTGACGCGACATTTATTGAGACGTTGAATGCTTTAGCACCGAAACGTATCGTCTATGTATCATGTAATCCAAGTACACAATTACGCGATATTGAAATGTTGAAACCAGCTTATACACTTAAAGAAATCACACCTGTCGATATGTTCCCGCATACGACACATGTCGAAACAATCGCGTTGTTAGAAAGAAAATATTGA
- a CDS encoding MFS transporter, protein MALEKVVNMEVLLPLFMFASTVIRGLLSPTLESLVPFLASSDEELFRINSVVSSSTQVASIMAIVLSAVYISFLSFTTIVFVTFLITATATILLVGLTVETLLQSTSVLNNMKQGASYIFKTPYTRNLIPVALVMNFSFWSIFLLLPKIANDSFSFLKTSYSGMELSFALGGVLGGIIFAKYFYDVKDKYRLFKRTLFTQSYVLLLLGLVLLIPNSVLAYAGMLLCWFLYALINTIFSILYFGKIQLKVPREMIGSVFGAILTLFSLVNPLAAIMSGFLVSLFKIPLLIVLLSSLMLLAAWSIRFLTDVETVFD, encoded by the coding sequence GTGGCATTAGAGAAGGTTGTGAACATGGAAGTTTTGTTACCACTGTTTATGTTTGCTTCAACAGTTATAAGAGGTTTACTGTCACCTACGTTAGAATCATTGGTTCCATTTTTAGCCAGCAGTGATGAGGAACTTTTTCGTATTAACTCTGTCGTTTCGAGTTCAACACAGGTTGCATCGATTATGGCGATTGTTTTATCTGCAGTCTATATTTCATTTCTGTCTTTTACAACGATTGTTTTTGTGACATTTCTTATCACTGCCACCGCAACAATTTTACTTGTGGGACTGACGGTGGAAACGCTGTTGCAGTCTACTTCAGTCCTTAATAACATGAAGCAGGGGGCGAGTTATATCTTTAAAACGCCTTATACTCGTAACCTTATACCAGTCGCACTGGTCATGAATTTCTCGTTTTGGAGTATCTTTTTGCTCTTACCTAAAATCGCCAATGACAGTTTTTCATTTTTAAAAACCTCTTATAGTGGCATGGAGCTCTCCTTTGCCTTAGGTGGTGTCTTAGGTGGCATCATATTTGCGAAGTACTTCTATGATGTTAAAGATAAGTATCGTTTATTTAAGAGAACATTGTTTACACAGAGTTATGTCTTGTTGTTATTAGGCCTTGTTTTACTCATTCCTAATAGTGTACTTGCCTATGCGGGGATGCTATTGTGCTGGTTTTTGTATGCTTTGATCAACACGATTTTCTCTATTCTCTATTTTGGAAAGATTCAATTGAAAGTTCCAAGAGAAATGATTGGCAGTGTTTTTGGAGCAATCTTAACTCTCTTTTCATTAGTCAATCCCCTGGCAGCCATCATGTCAGGATTTCTCGTTTCGCTTTTTAAAATACCTCTGTTAATTGTATTGTTGTCTTCACTCATGTTGTTAGCTGCCTGGAGTATTCGCTTCCTAACAGATGTTGAAACGGTATTTGATTAA
- a CDS encoding P-loop NTPase family protein translates to MLKILAGQLSNDSGHNSGNPLTYYSEWCIDEYFRISHCWCQNEDGCETKEAPEGNGITRVLVRTIKTRYVNLNSGDKLGIIGRNGAVKTTYLNDIVSVLPSTYKVYYFHQ, encoded by the coding sequence TTGTTAAAAATATTAGCAGGACAGTTGAGCAATGATTCAGGTCACAACTCAGGCAATCCTCTAACCTATTATAGTGAATGGTGTATAGATGAGTACTTCAGAATATCGCATTGCTGGTGTCAAAACGAAGATGGATGTGAAACAAAAGAAGCTCCAGAAGGGAATGGTATAACAAGAGTATTAGTGAGAACTATTAAAACACGCTATGTAAATTTAAATAGTGGTGATAAATTAGGAATTATCGGGAGAAATGGTGCAGTCAAAACAACTTATTTGAATGACATAGTTTCAGTTTTACCCTCTACCTATAAAGTATATTACTTTCATCAATAA
- a CDS encoding Rgg/GadR/MutR family transcriptional regulator, translating to MNNYGKTFRKIRKSRGVKLKDISKMGVSVSQLSRFEKGETNLTISKFILILNEIMIPLDEFMNEAHDLRNNSLNERFEHLNCFIIENDISCMKQLLLEEIKKNTHRSRFYQLNLILIKIRLQVLTGELYYTKEDLANLIDYLFSTEYWGYYELHLFTNTLDVINHETMMLLSREIVSRTESYNKILLHRRMFSAMLLHGYMTCIERGKMKDAYFFEKCIERCVFTETEIYEKLVFQYAKQFCIYSKSSSEVAINEMKKIIEVMRLVESNHIASVYEAHLKRILCKKNMHIRDSL from the coding sequence ATGAATAATTACGGCAAAACTTTCAGAAAAATAAGAAAATCTAGAGGTGTAAAACTTAAAGATATTTCAAAGATGGGGGTTTCAGTCTCTCAATTATCTCGCTTTGAAAAAGGTGAGACGAACTTAACCATTTCGAAATTTATATTAATATTAAATGAAATTATGATCCCATTGGATGAATTTATGAATGAAGCACATGATCTCCGAAACAATAGTTTAAATGAACGATTCGAACATTTGAATTGTTTTATTATTGAGAATGATATTTCATGTATGAAACAGTTATTACTTGAAGAAATAAAGAAAAATACACATAGAAGTCGTTTTTATCAGTTAAACTTGATACTCATTAAGATTCGTCTACAAGTTTTGACAGGAGAATTGTATTATACAAAAGAAGATTTGGCGAATTTGATTGATTACCTTTTTAGCACGGAATACTGGGGATATTATGAACTACATCTCTTTACTAATACTTTAGACGTTATAAATCATGAGACAATGATGCTCTTATCACGAGAAATAGTATCACGAACAGAGTCGTATAATAAAATACTATTGCATCGTCGAATGTTTTCAGCAATGTTGTTACATGGATATATGACTTGCATTGAAAGAGGAAAAATGAAAGATGCTTATTTTTTTGAAAAATGTATAGAGAGATGTGTGTTTACTGAAACAGAAATTTACGAAAAGCTTGTTTTTCAATATGCTAAACAATTTTGTATTTATAGCAAGTCATCTAGTGAGGTCGCTATCAATGAAATGAAAAAAATCATTGAAGTTATGCGTTTAGTAGAAAGTAATCATATAGCTTCTGTCTATGAAGCACATTTAAAACGTATTTTATGTAAAAAAAATATGCATATACGGGACAGTTTATAA
- a CDS encoding ryptide family R-Y-crosslinked RiPP peptide has protein sequence MIIEFTKEELLQMQAIDAIMKSSNRELNEMNASKYITRRRY, from the coding sequence ATGATTATTGAGTTCACAAAAGAAGAATTGTTACAAATGCAAGCTATTGATGCGATAATGAAATCCTCTAACAGAGAATTAAATGAAATGAATGCGAGTAAGTATATTACGCGACGTCGATACTAA